In a single window of the Rhopalosiphum padi isolate XX-2018 chromosome 1, ASM2088224v1, whole genome shotgun sequence genome:
- the LOC132917885 gene encoding beta-1-syntrophin, whose protein sequence is MNTIGYGRSSALETYVRGQWYKVYVTLEDDYICISLDETYENCTPVNGSLNNNTLDSSGSHIDCVDVPDSVANQKRLIRVVKTDSNGLGISIKGGRENKMPILISKIFKGMAADQTEQLYVGDAILSVNKQDLREATHDEAVKALKQAGKVVELEVKYLREVTPYFRKATIISEVGWELQRGFLSSNSPIHRSPQKPDARYLPLQLSCLTRNYKHPDPENKTIELHSPDGIHCCILRTQEASEATCWFNTLHCALNALSLKALHDANKVLANIMPVLGQIHHIGWLFRVNRNENGCLRSISSEEEFTVNDKWQSVFGVVTSKELRLYEVAPWSPDAWSAPLFVCSLLSTRLMNSSRNSDLITFSLRCGTEEGIITHRFKVDTQRDLASWARAVIQGCHNSVANRREVNCRCLWHGKPAQLSIHYENGFTLIESKTGSVGREPKKLWSYPFDRLKMSSDDNNRLLWLDFGDSVDIEIDLECSPKPLVFILHNFLSAKIHRLGLYA, encoded by the exons ATGAATACTATTGGTTATGGTCGTTCCAGTGCCCTGGAAACGTATGTACGTGGACAGTGGTATAAGGTATATGTAACGTTGGAAGATGATTATATATGCATAAGTTTGGATGAAACGTATGAAAATTGTACACCTGTTAATGGATCTTTAAATAACAACACCTtag ATTCTTCGGGGAGTCACATTGATTGTGTTGATGTACCAGATTCTGTAGCTAATCAGAAACGTCTTATACGTGTAGTAAAGACAGATAGCAATGGCTTGGGAATTTCTATTAAAGGTGGACGTGAAAATAAAATGCCGATtcttatatctaaaatatttaaaggaaTGGCTGCTGATCAAACTGAGCAGCTTTATGTTGGCGATGCTATACTATCCGTTAATAAACAAGATTTAAGAGAAGCTACACACGATGAAGCTGTAAAAGCACTAAAACAAGCAGGAAAAGTTGTTGAACTAGAAG TTAAATATTTGCGGGAAGTAACTCCATATTTTAGAAAAGCCACCATCATATCAGAAGTTGGATGGGAATTACAGCGAGGATTTTTATCATCAAATTCACCAATTCATCGCTCTCCGCAGAAGCCTGATGCTCGTTATTTACCATTGCAACTTAGTTGTTTAACCAGAAATTATAAGCATCCTGATCCTg aaaataaaactattgagtTACATTCACCAGATGGTATACATTGCTGTATATTAAGAACTCAAGAAGCAAGTGAAGCTACTTGTTGGTTTAATACTCTTCACTGTGCTTTAAATGCTTTATCTTTAAAAGCATTGCATGATGCAAACAAAGTATTAGCAAATATAATGCCTGTACTTGGTCAAATTCATCATATTGGATGGTTATTTAGGGTTAATAGAAATGag aatGGTTGTTTGCGTAGCATAAGTTCAGAAGAAGAATTCACAGTAAATGATAAATGGCAATCAGTATTTGGAGTGGTTACTAGTAAAGAATTAAGATTGTATGAAGTTGCCCCCTGGAGTCCAGATGCTTGGTCTGCTCCACTCTTTGTTTGTTCACTTTTATCTACAAGGCTGATGAATTCATCTCGTAACTCAGATTTAATCACATTTAGTTTAAGATGTGGTACAGAAGAAGGTATTATTACTCATCGGTTTAAAGTTGATACTCAAAGAGATCTTGCCAGTTGGGCAAGAGCTGTAATTCAAGGTTGCCATAATTCTGTTGCGAATAGAAGAGAAGTAAATTGTC GATGTTTATGGCATGGAAAGCCTGCACAATTATCAATTCACTATGAGAATGGATTTACACTTATTGAATCAAAAACCGGATCTGTAGGCCGTGAACCAAAGAAATTATGGAGTTATCCATTTGATAGATTAAAAATGTCTTCTGATGATAATAACAGATTATTATGGCTGGACTTTGGTGATAGCGTGGATATA gaaatAGACTTGGAGTGTAGTCCAAAACCATTAGTGTTCATTTTACATAACTTTCTATCAGCTAAAATTCATCGGCTTGGTTTGTATGCATAA